A window from Cryptomeria japonica chromosome 1, Sugi_1.0, whole genome shotgun sequence encodes these proteins:
- the LOC131050175 gene encoding uncharacterized protein LOC131050175 has protein sequence MSSTSSHSSFSSDSSYEEGEFRADDLSLLIPSYRRLFRDLERDVQNNASRRALKPLVDKINGLSCPICMENFQVGSEVRQMPCHECHSHCIKSWLEENRSCPTCRTEVESRNSREQRNRSSESSERQDEDERNSRPPPPENSNRRSRSRSPQRRPTF, from the exons ATGTCCTCCACTTCTTCTCACAGTTCCTTCTCTTCTGACAGCTCTTACGAAGAAGGAGAATTTCGTGCAGATGATTTGAGTTTATTGATACCGTCGTATCGTAGATTGTTTAGAGATTTAGAGAGAGATGTTCAAAATAATGCTAGCCGTCGTGCTTTAAAACCTCTTGTGGATAAGATAAACG GACTTTCATGCCCAATTTGTATGGAGAATTTCCAAGTGGGTAGTGAGGTTCGCCAGATGCCCTGTCATGAATGCCACTCTCATTGTATTAAGTCATGGCTGGAAGAGAATAGGAGTTGTCCAACGTGCAGGACTGAAGTGGAATCAAGAAATTCGCGTGAACAGAGAAATCGAAGTTCAGAGAGTTCAGAAAGGCAAGATGAAGATGAAAGAAATTCAAGGCCTCCTCCGCCAGAGAATAGTAATCGTAGATCACGTTCACGTTCTCCCCAGCGGAGACCAACATTCTAA